One region of Oryza sativa Japonica Group chromosome 5, ASM3414082v1 genomic DNA includes:
- the LOC9268260 gene encoding auxin response factor 15 isoform X1, whose protein sequence is MTGIDLNTVEEDEEEAAEEVAANGSSPAPARAGAVCLELWHACAGPVAPLPRKGGVVVYLPQGHLEHLGDAPAAAAAAAAVPPHVFCRVVDVTLLADAATDEVYAQLSLVPEKEEVARRADDGEGEDGDGMKQRFARMPHMFCKTLTASDTSTHGGFSVPRRAAEDCFPPLDYSQQRPSQELVAKDLHSTEWRFRHIYRGQPRRHLLTTGWSAFVNKKKLVSGDAVLFLRGDDGELRLGVRRAAQLKNGSAFPALYNQCSNLGTLANVAHAVATESVFNIYYNPRLSQSEFIVPYWKFMKSLSQPFSVGLRFKMRYESEDATERRYTGIITGSGDTDPMWHGSKWKCLLVRWDDDAEFRRPNRVSPWEIELTSSVSGSHLSTPHSKRLKPCLPHVNPEYMVPRGGGCPDFAESAQFHKVLQGQELLGFKSHGGTAAATSQPCEARHLQYIDERSCSSDASNSILGVPRLGDRAPLGNPGFSYHCSGFGESHRLQKVLQGQELFRPYRGTLVDASMGSNGFHQQDSPRAPGVVNKWQAQLHGRAAFHGPPALALPSQSSSPPSVLMFQQANSKMPRLEFGHGQLDKHENDRRVRFGPSEGIERREQRIPLQPYPTSGEVIDGQVTVEKSHSPGRHGKDGPDNKAVGTNSCKIFGISLTEKVPAREELDDGDANYSLQSLKQVPKSLGNSCATGD, encoded by the exons ATGACCGGGATCGACCTCAACACcgtcgaggaggacgaggaggaggcggcggaggaggtggcggcgaacgGCTcgtctccggctccggcgagggCGGGCGCGGTGTGCCTCGAGCTGTGGCACGCCTGCGCCGGGCCCGTGGCGCCGCTGCCGAGGAAAGGGGGCGTCGTCGTGTACCTGCCGCAGGGGCATCTCGAGCACCtcggcgacgcgcccgcggcggcggcggccgcggccgccgtgccgccgcacgtCTTCTGCCGCGTCGTCGACGTCACCCTCCTC GCGGACGCGGCGACCGACGAGGTGTACGCGCAGCTCTCGCTTGTCCCGGAGAAGGAG GAGGTGGCGAGGCGggcggacgacggcgagggcgaggacgGGGACGGCATGAAGCAGCGGTTCGCGCGGATGCCGCACATGTTCTGCAAGACGCTCACGGCGTCCGACACCAGCACGCACGGCGGCTTCtccgtgccgcgccgcgccgccgaggacTGCTTCCCTCCACTG GATTACAGCCAGCAGCGGCCGTCGCAGGAGCTTGTTGCCAAGGATTTGCACAGCACTGAATGGAGGTTCCGCCATATTTACCGAG GCCAGCCACGTCGGCACCTTTTAACCACAGGTTGGAGTGCATTTGTTAACAAGAAGAAGCTTGTTTCTGGGGATGCCGTACTATTTTTGCG AGGTGATGATGGGGAGCTAAGACTGGGAGTTCGCCGTGCAGCTCAGCTTAAAAATGGGTCTGCTTTTCCAGCACTTTACAACCAGTGTTCTAATCTTGGTACACTTGCCAATGTTGCACATGCAGTGGCTACAGAAAGTGTGTTCAACATATACTACAATCCCAG GTTAAGTCAGTCCGAATTCATTGTACCCTACTGGAAGTTCATGAAAAGCCTCAGCCAACCATTTTCTGTTGGGCTGAGGTTCAAAATGAGATATGAAAGTGAAGATGCTACTGAAAGAAG GTACACCGGGATAATTACTGGAAGTGGTGATACAGACCCTATGTGGCATGGTTCGAAATGGAAATGTTTGTTG GTGAGGTGGGATGACGACGCTGAGTTCCGTCGACCAAACAGGGTCTCTCCTTGGGAGATTGAGCTGACTAGTTCAGTGTCAGGATCCCATTTGTCCACACCCCATTCAAAGCGATTGAAACCATGTCTTCCCCATGTTAATCCAGAATACATGGTTCCAC GTGGAGGTGGTTGTCCTGATTTTGCGGAATCTGCCCAATTCCACAAGGTCTTGCAAGGTCAAGAATTATTGGGTTTTAAATCTCATGGTggtactgctgctgctacttctCAGCCATGTGAAGCAAGGCATTTACAGTACATCGATGAGCGGAGTTGCTCCAGCGATGCGAGTAACAGTATCCTAGGGGTTCCAAGACTTGGTGATAGAGCACCACTTGGAAACCCAGGATTTTCCTACCATTGCTCAGGCTTTGGGGAGTCTCACAGACTCCAAAAGGTCTTGCAAGGTCAAGAATTATTTCGTCCCTACCGAGGAACTTTGGTTGATGCGTCTATGGGTAGTAATGGGTTTCATCAACAAGATAGTCCTCGTGCACCAGGTGTGGTGAATAAATGGCAGGCACAACTTCATGGCCGTGCTGCTTTTCATGGACCACCAGCACTGGCTCTTCCATCTCAATCATCATCTCCGCCATCTGTCCTAATGTTTCAGCAAGCTAATTCAAAGATGCCCAGGTTGGAGTTTGGGCATGGACAGTTGGACAAGCACGAGAATGATAGGCGTGTTAGGTTTGGTCCTTCTGAAGGAATTGAAAGAAGAGAGCAAAGAATACCACTCCAGCCTTATCCTACTTCTGGAGAAGTGATAGATGGACAGGTTACAGTTGAGAAGTCTCACTCCCCTGGTCGACATGGAAAGGATGGTCCAGATAACAAAGCTGTTGGCACAAATAGTTGCAAAATATTTGGCATCTCTTTGACTGAGAAGGTTCCAGCAAGAGAAGAACTAGATGATGGCGACGCCAACTATTCACTCCAGTCTTTGAAGCAAGTGCCAAAATCCCTGGGCAATAGTTGTGCTACC GGTGATTGA
- the LOC9268260 gene encoding auxin response factor 15 codes for MTGIDLNTVEEDEEEAAEEVAANGSSPAPARAGAVCLELWHACAGPVAPLPRKGGVVVYLPQGHLEHLGDAPAAAAAAAAVPPHVFCRVVDVTLLADAATDEVYAQLSLVPEKEEVARRADDGEGEDGDGMKQRFARMPHMFCKTLTASDTSTHGGFSVPRRAAEDCFPPLDYSQQRPSQELVAKDLHSTEWRFRHIYRGQPRRHLLTTGWSAFVNKKKLVSGDAVLFLRGDDGELRLGVRRAAQLKNGSAFPALYNQCSNLGTLANVAHAVATESVFNIYYNPRLSQSEFIVPYWKFMKSLSQPFSVGLRFKMRYESEDATERRYTGIITGSGDTDPMWHGSKWKCLLVRWDDDAEFRRPNRVSPWEIELTSSVSGSHLSTPHSKRLKPCLPHVNPEYMVPRGGGCPDFAESAQFHKVLQGQELLGFKSHGGTAAATSQPCEARHLQYIDERSCSSDASNSILGVPRLGDRAPLGNPGFSYHCSGFGESHRLQKVLQGQELFRPYRGTLVDASMGSNGFHQQDSPRAPGVVNKWQAQLHGRAAFHGPPALALPSQSSSPPSVLMFQQANSKMPRLEFGHGQLDKHENDRRVRFGPSEGIERREQRIPLQPYPTSGEVIDGQVTVEKSHSPGRHGKDGPDNKAVGTNSCKIFGISLTEKVPAREELDDGDANYSLQSLKQVPKSLGNSCATVHEQRPVVGRVIDISTMDMMI; via the exons ATGACCGGGATCGACCTCAACACcgtcgaggaggacgaggaggaggcggcggaggaggtggcggcgaacgGCTcgtctccggctccggcgagggCGGGCGCGGTGTGCCTCGAGCTGTGGCACGCCTGCGCCGGGCCCGTGGCGCCGCTGCCGAGGAAAGGGGGCGTCGTCGTGTACCTGCCGCAGGGGCATCTCGAGCACCtcggcgacgcgcccgcggcggcggcggccgcggccgccgtgccgccgcacgtCTTCTGCCGCGTCGTCGACGTCACCCTCCTC GCGGACGCGGCGACCGACGAGGTGTACGCGCAGCTCTCGCTTGTCCCGGAGAAGGAG GAGGTGGCGAGGCGggcggacgacggcgagggcgaggacgGGGACGGCATGAAGCAGCGGTTCGCGCGGATGCCGCACATGTTCTGCAAGACGCTCACGGCGTCCGACACCAGCACGCACGGCGGCTTCtccgtgccgcgccgcgccgccgaggacTGCTTCCCTCCACTG GATTACAGCCAGCAGCGGCCGTCGCAGGAGCTTGTTGCCAAGGATTTGCACAGCACTGAATGGAGGTTCCGCCATATTTACCGAG GCCAGCCACGTCGGCACCTTTTAACCACAGGTTGGAGTGCATTTGTTAACAAGAAGAAGCTTGTTTCTGGGGATGCCGTACTATTTTTGCG AGGTGATGATGGGGAGCTAAGACTGGGAGTTCGCCGTGCAGCTCAGCTTAAAAATGGGTCTGCTTTTCCAGCACTTTACAACCAGTGTTCTAATCTTGGTACACTTGCCAATGTTGCACATGCAGTGGCTACAGAAAGTGTGTTCAACATATACTACAATCCCAG GTTAAGTCAGTCCGAATTCATTGTACCCTACTGGAAGTTCATGAAAAGCCTCAGCCAACCATTTTCTGTTGGGCTGAGGTTCAAAATGAGATATGAAAGTGAAGATGCTACTGAAAGAAG GTACACCGGGATAATTACTGGAAGTGGTGATACAGACCCTATGTGGCATGGTTCGAAATGGAAATGTTTGTTG GTGAGGTGGGATGACGACGCTGAGTTCCGTCGACCAAACAGGGTCTCTCCTTGGGAGATTGAGCTGACTAGTTCAGTGTCAGGATCCCATTTGTCCACACCCCATTCAAAGCGATTGAAACCATGTCTTCCCCATGTTAATCCAGAATACATGGTTCCAC GTGGAGGTGGTTGTCCTGATTTTGCGGAATCTGCCCAATTCCACAAGGTCTTGCAAGGTCAAGAATTATTGGGTTTTAAATCTCATGGTggtactgctgctgctacttctCAGCCATGTGAAGCAAGGCATTTACAGTACATCGATGAGCGGAGTTGCTCCAGCGATGCGAGTAACAGTATCCTAGGGGTTCCAAGACTTGGTGATAGAGCACCACTTGGAAACCCAGGATTTTCCTACCATTGCTCAGGCTTTGGGGAGTCTCACAGACTCCAAAAGGTCTTGCAAGGTCAAGAATTATTTCGTCCCTACCGAGGAACTTTGGTTGATGCGTCTATGGGTAGTAATGGGTTTCATCAACAAGATAGTCCTCGTGCACCAGGTGTGGTGAATAAATGGCAGGCACAACTTCATGGCCGTGCTGCTTTTCATGGACCACCAGCACTGGCTCTTCCATCTCAATCATCATCTCCGCCATCTGTCCTAATGTTTCAGCAAGCTAATTCAAAGATGCCCAGGTTGGAGTTTGGGCATGGACAGTTGGACAAGCACGAGAATGATAGGCGTGTTAGGTTTGGTCCTTCTGAAGGAATTGAAAGAAGAGAGCAAAGAATACCACTCCAGCCTTATCCTACTTCTGGAGAAGTGATAGATGGACAGGTTACAGTTGAGAAGTCTCACTCCCCTGGTCGACATGGAAAGGATGGTCCAGATAACAAAGCTGTTGGCACAAATAGTTGCAAAATATTTGGCATCTCTTTGACTGAGAAGGTTCCAGCAAGAGAAGAACTAGATGATGGCGACGCCAACTATTCACTCCAGTCTTTGAAGCAAGTGCCAAAATCCCTGGGCAATAGTTGTGCTACC GTTCATGAGCAAAGGCCTGTTGTTGGCAGGGTGATTGATATTTCAACTATGGATATGATGATCTGA